The following coding sequences lie in one Sorghum bicolor cultivar BTx623 chromosome 6, Sorghum_bicolor_NCBIv3, whole genome shotgun sequence genomic window:
- the LOC8063911 gene encoding probable transcription factor FL: MDPNDAFSAAHPFRWDLGPPAHAAPPPPPPPQPAPAPAPQLPPHAPLVYAAPRELEDLVAGYGVRPSTVARISELGFTASTLLGMTERELDDMMAALAGLFRWDVLLGERFGLRAALRAERGRVMSLGGRFHTGSTLDAASQEVLSDERDAAASGGTVMAGKKKGNKGVGSRKGKKARRKKELRPLDVLGDENDGDEDGGGGSESTESSAGGSGGGERQREHPFVVTEPGEVARAKKNGLDYLFHLYEQCRVFLLQVQSIAKLGGHKSPTKVTNQVFRYAKKCGASYINKPKMRHYVHCYALHCLDEEASNALRRAYKARGENVGAWRQACYAPLVEIAARHGFDIDAVFAAHPRLAIWYVPTRLRQLCHQARGNHAHVHAAAGFPPPPMF; the protein is encoded by the exons ATGGATCCCAACGACGCCTTCTCGGCGGCGCACCCGTTCCGGTGGGACCTGGGCCCGCCGGCGCACGccgcgcctccgcctccgcctccgccgcagccagcgccagcgccagcgccgCAGCTGCCGCCTCACGCGCCGCTGGTGTACGCGGCGCCGAGGGAGCTGGAGGACCTGGTGGCCGGCTACGGCGTGCGCCCGTCCACGGTGGCGCGGATCTCGGAGCTCGGGTTCACGGCGAGCACGCTCCTGGGCATGACGGAGCGCGAGCTGGACGACATGATGGCCGCGCTCGCGGGTCTGTTCCGCTGGGACGTGCTCCTCGGCGAGCGGTTCGGCCTCCGCGCCGCGCTGCGGGCCGAGCGCGGACGTGTCATGTCCCTCGGCGGCCGCTTCCACACCGGGAGCACCTTGGATGCCGCGTCACAGGAAG TGCTGTCCGACGAGCGCGACGCGGCGGCCAGCGGCGGCACGGTGATGGCCGGCAAGAAGAAGGGTAACAAAGGGGTCGGCTCGAGGAAGGGCAAGAaggcgaggaggaagaaggagctGCGGCCACTGGACGTGCTGGGCGACGAGAACGACGGAGacgaggacggcggcggcgggtcgGAGTCGACGGAGTCGTCCGCGGGCGGCTCCGGCGGCGGGGAGAGGCAGCGGGAGCACCCGTTCGTGGTCACGGAGCCCGGCGAGGTGGCGAGGGCCAAGAAGAACGGCCTCGACTACCTCTTCCATCTGTACGAGCAGTGCCGCGTCTTCCTCTTGCAGGTGCAGTCCATTGCTAAGCTGGGCGGCCACAAGTCCCCTACCAAG GTGACGAACCAGGTGTTCCGGTACGCCAAGAAGTGCGGGGCGAGCTACATCAACAAGCCCAAGATGCGGCACTACGTGCACTGCTACGCGCTGCACTGCCTGGACGAGGAGGCCTCCAACGCGCTGCGCCGGGCGTACAAGGCCCGCGGCGAGAACGTCGGCGCCTGGAGGCAGGCGTGCTACGCGCCGCTCGTCGAGATCGCCGCGCGCCACGGCTTCGACATCGACGCCGTCTTCGCCGCGCACCCGCGACTCGCCATCTGGTACGTGCCCACCAGGCTGCGCCAGCTCTGCCACCAGGCGCGGGGGAACCACGCCCACgtccacgccgccgccggcttcccgccgccgccgatgtTCTAG